In one Dama dama isolate Ldn47 chromosome 5, ASM3311817v1, whole genome shotgun sequence genomic region, the following are encoded:
- the ACADVL gene encoding very long-chain specific acyl-CoA dehydrogenase, mitochondrial: MRAARMAPSVGRQLLRLRSGSSWPSALLGQSRPGPARRPYASGVAQPAVDQSDSQPSESSTREKRANSVSKSFALGMFKGQLTTDQVFPYPSVLNEDQTQFLKELVGPVTRFFEEVNDAAKNDMLERVEETTMQGLKELGAFGLQVPNELGGVGLCNTQYARLVEIVGMYDLGVGIVLGAHQSIGFKGILLFGTKAQKEKYLPKLASGETIAAFCLTEPSSGSDAASIRSSAVPSPCGKYYTLNGSKIWISNGGLADIFTVFAKTPVTDTATGAVKEKITAFVVERSFGGVTHGPPEKKMGIKASNTAEVYFDGVRVPAENVLGEVGGGFKVAMHILNNGRFGMAAALAGTMKGIIAKAVDHAANRTQFGEKIHNFGMIQEKLARMAMLHYVTESMAYMVSANMDQGSTDFQIEAAISKIFGSEAAWKVTDECIQIMGGMGFMKEPGVERVLRDLRIFRIFEGTNDILRLFVALQGCMDKGKELSGLGNALKNPFGNAGLLLGEAGKQLRRRAGLGSGLSLSGTIHQELSRSGELAVQALEQFATVVEAKLIKHKKDIINEQFLLQRLADSAIDLYAMVVVLSRASRSLTEGHPTAQHEKMLCDSWCIEAAARIRENMTALQSDPQQQELFRNFKSISKALVERGGVVTSNPLGF, encoded by the exons ATGCGGGCAGCGAGAATGGCTCCGAGCGTGGGGCGGCAGCTGCTGAGGCTGCGGAGCGgaag CTCGTGGCCCAGTGCGCTCCTGGGGCAGTCCCGGCCCGGCCCTGCCCGGCGACCCTATGCGAGTGGGGTCGCCCAG CCGGCTGTGGACCAGTCTGATTCCCAGCCTTCTGAGTCTTCGACCAGGGAAAAACGGGCCAACTCG GTATCTAAGTCCTTTGCTTTGGGGATGTTCAAGGGCCAGCTCACCACCGATCAGGTGTTTCCATACCCATCTG TGCTCAACGAGGACCAGACACAGTTTCTCAAAGAGCTGGTGGGGCCTGTGACCCGATTCTTTGAG GAGGTGAACGATGCTGCCAAGAATGACATGCTGGAAAGAGTGGAGGAGACCACCATGCAAGGTCTCAAGGAGTTGGGGGCCTTTGGTCTTCAAGTACCCAATGAACTGGGTGGCGTGGGCCTCTGCAACACCCAG TATGCTCGATTGGTGGAGATCGTGGGCATGTATGACCTTGGCGTGGGCATCGTCCTGGGAGCCCATCAGAGCATCGGTTTCAAAGGCATCCTGCTCTTCGGCACAAAggcccagaaagaaaaatacctccCCAAACTGGcatctg GGGAGACTATAGCTGCTTTCTGTCTAACCGAGCCCTCCAGTGGATCAGATGCAGCATCCATCCGATCCTCAGCTGTGCCCAGCCCCTGTGGAAAATACTATACCCTCAACGGAAGCAAGATTTGGATCAG TAATGGGGGCCTGGCAGACATCTTCACGGTCTTCGCCAAGACACCAGTTACAGACACAGCCACAGGCGCTGTGAAGGAGAAGATCACAGCTTTTGTGGTGGAGAGGAGCTTTGGCGGCGTCACCCA TGGGCCCCCTGAGAAGAAGATGGGCATCAAAGCCTCAAACACAGCAGAGGTGTACTTTGACGGAGTACGGGTGCCAGCAGAGAACGTACTGGGGGAGGTAGGGGGCGGCTTCAAGGTCGCCATGCATATTCTCAACAACGGAAGGTTTGGCATGGCTGCAGCCCTGGCAGGCACCATGAAAGGCATCATTGCTAAGGCA gtggATCATGCTGCTAATCGTACCCAGTTTGGGGAGAAAATTCACAACTTTGGGATGATCCAGGAGAAGCTGGCCCGGATGGCTATGCTGCATTATGTGACTGAG TCCATGGCGTACATGGTGAGTGCCAACATGGACCAAGGATCCACGGACTTCCAGATAGAGGCCGCCATCAGCAAAATCTTTGGCTCG GAGGCAGCCTGGAAGGTGACAGATGAGTGCATCCAAATCATGGGGGGCATGGGCTTCATGAAG GAGCCTGGGGTAGAGCGTGTGCTCCGAGATCTTCGCATCTTCCGGATCTTTGAGGGGACAAATGACATTCTCCGGCTGTTTGTGGCTCTGCAGGGCTGCATG GACAAAGGGAAGGAACTCTCTGGGCTTGGCAATGCTCTAAAGAATCCTTTTGGGAATGCTGGCCTCCTGCTAGGAGAGGCAGGCAAACAGCTGAGGCG GCGGGCAGGGCTGGGCAGTGGCCTGAGTCTCAGCGGCACCATCCACCAGGAACTGAGTCGGAGCGGTGAACTG GCAGTGCAGGCTCTGGAGCAGTTTGCCACCGTGGTGGAGGCCAAGCTGATAAAGCACAAGAAGGATATCATCA ATGAACAGTTTCTGCTGCAGCGTCTGGCGGACAGTGCCATTGACCTCTACGCCATGGTGGTGGTTCTGTCCAG GGCCTCAAGATCCCTGACTGAAGGCCACCCCACAGCCCAGCATGAGAAAATGCTCTGTGACAGCTGGTGTATCGAG gctgcAGCCCGGATCCGGGAGAACATGACTGCTCTGCAGTCTGACCCCCAGCAGCAGGAGCTCTTCCGTAACTTCAAAAGCATCTCCAAGGCCCTGGTGGAGCGGGGTGGCGTGGTCACCAGCAACCCCCTTGGTTTCTGA